A genomic region of Papaver somniferum cultivar HN1 chromosome 7, ASM357369v1, whole genome shotgun sequence contains the following coding sequences:
- the LOC113297210 gene encoding leucine-rich repeat receptor-like protein kinase TDR — MKPRTHSLHLSQFIIFIFFFIQFHSSLSARTPKSLQLLSLISLKYSLKDPLLFLGDWNPSSVVNSTTSKPLWCTWSGIQCNNRTSEIVSLDLSRKSLFGVIPSEIKFLTQLRNLNLSGNSFEGTLSDSIFDLSQLRCLDISHNSFNESFPSGISKLNSLTILNAYSNNFTGPLPLEVTSLKFLQHLNLGGSYFDGEIPKSYGSLQRLNLLHLSGNSLQGEIPAELGSLSELEHLEIGYNRYTSGIPFELARCTNLKYIDIAAANISGNLPFGIGNLSALETLFLFKNQISGEIPDSFSNLHNLKSLDLSDNQITGGIPLWLSSLKELTLLSLLSNNLTGEIPPRIGELPNLETLLLWNNSLSGNLPRNLGSNFKLKLLDVSSNSLTGSIPPRLCSGNQLGKLILFSNRLDSEIPSSLTKCTSLYRFRIEDNRFNGSIPTGFGLLPNLTYMDLSMNSLSGKIPDDLGNGISLAFLNISKNSFGNELPDNIWKAPSLQIFSASFSNLIGKIPDFIGCKSLYKLDLEGNSLNGSIPWNIGDCKKLLALNLKENSLSGIIPWELSKIPSITDVDLSHNSLTGSIPLDFEHSSTLEFFNVSYNNLTGSIPSSGTTFPNLHPSSFSNNQNLCGKILNKPCLSDNLLQNPEDENGKSGQHHKKSSPSSIAIVWIMAVAFGIGIFILIAGSRFFHSRRFYSSSDNQQNQIKSGPWKLTAFQRLNYTVDDVLECLSASDTVIGMGSTGTVYKAEMPNGEIIAVKKLWGKHKETVRRRRGVLAEVEVLGNVRHRNIVRLLGCCSNTESTLLLYEYMPNGSLDDLLHGPNKKLIGNSNYNVKDAGSNFVNGVGDDWVVRYKIALGIAQGICYLHHDCDPVIVHRDVKPCNILLDSELEARVADFGVAKLIQTDESMSVIAGSCGYIAPEYAYTLQVDEKSDIYSYGVVLMEILSGKKSVEPEFGEGNSIVDWVRSKIKTEEGVGQVLDKNAGAVCQSVREEMMIVLRVALLCTSSNPAERPSMRDVVSILHEAKPQRKMPGSLNSGRPDNTATDVGVGNGGDGVTVGQQLGI, encoded by the exons ATGAAACCGAGAACACATTCTCTCCATCTCTCtcaattcatcatcttcatcttcttcttcattcaattcCATTCTTCTTTATCAGCAAGAACACCAAAATCTCTTCAACTTCTCTCACTAATATCACTTAAATATTCTCTTAAAGACCCACTTCTTTTCCTCGGTGATTGGAACCCAAGTAGTGTGGTGAACTCAACAACTTCTAAACCACTTTGGTGTACTTGGTCTGGTATTCAATGTAATAACAGAACTTCTGAAATTGTATCACTTGATCTTTCTCGTAAGAGTCTTTTTGGTGTCATCCCTTCTGAAATCAAGTTCCTAACTCAGCTCAGAAACTTAAATCTCAGTGGAAATTCATTTGAAGGAACATTGAGTGACTCCATTTTTGATCTATCTCAACTTAGATGTCTTGATATTAGTCACAACTCTTTTAATGAAAGTTTTCCCTCTGGTATTTCAAAGTTGAATTCCTTAACTATTCTGAATGCTTACAGTAATAATTTCACTGGTCCACTTCCATTAGAAGTTACTAGTCTCAAATTTCTTCAACATCTTAATCTTGGTGGAAGTTATTTTGATGGAGAAATTCCAAAAAGTTATGGTAGTCTCCAGAGACTAAACTTGTTACATTTGTCAGGGAATTCATTACAAGGGGAAATTCCAGCTGAGTTAGGGTCTTTGAGTGAGCTAGAACATCTGGAGATTGGTTACAATAGATATACCAGTGGCATTCCTTTTGAATTAGCGAGGTGTACAAATCTCAAGTACATTGACATTGCAGCAGCTAATATATCAGGGAATTTGCCTTTCGGAATCGGGAATCTATCTGCTCTTGAAACATTATTTCTATTTAAGAACCAAATTTCTGGTGAAATTCCAGATAGTTTTTCGAATTTACATAATTTGAAATCTCTTGATTTGTCTGACAATCAAATTACTGGTGGAATTCCATTGTGGTTATCTTCACTGAAGGAATTAACTCTGTTGAGTTTGTTGAGTAACAACTTAACAGGGGAAATTCCTCCGAGAATTGGTGAACTTCCAAATCTTGAAACACTACTTCTCTGGAATAATTCATTATCTGGAAATTTACCAAGAAATCTTGGATCAAATTTTAAGCTGAAACTGTTGGATGTGTCATCAAATTCACTTACCGGTTCAATTCCACCGAGACTCTGTTCTGGAAATCAACTTGGCAAACTCATTCTGTTCTCAAACAGGTTGGATTCTGAAATTCCTTCTTCTCTTACCAAATGTACTTCATTATACAGATTTCGTATTGAAGATAATCGGTTTAATGGTTCGATTCCAACGGGTTTTGGActtttacctaatttgacgtaCATGGATTTAAGCATGAACTCACTTTCTGGTAAAATACCTGATGATCTTGGGAATGGGATTAGTTTAGCATTCTTAAACATTTCTAAGAATTCATTTGGAAATGAATTACCAGATAACATTTGGAAAGCACCAAGTCTGCAGATATTTTCAGCTAGTTTTAGTAATTTGATTGGGAAAATTCCTGACTTTATTGGGTGTAAGAGTTTATATAAACTTGATTTAGAAGGGAATTCATTAAATGGTAGTATTCCATGGAACATTGGTGATTGTAAAAAACTTCTTGCTTTGAATTTGAAAGAGAATTCATTATCAGGTATAATTCCATGGGAATTATCAAAAATTCCATCAATTACTGATGTTGATCTTTCTCATAATTCTCTTACTGGTTCAATTCCCTTGGATTTTGAACATTCCAGTACATTGGAATTCTTCAATGTGTCGTATAACAATCTCACTGGTTCAATTCCTTCATCTGGTACTACTTTTCCAAATCTTCatccttcttcattttcaaataaTCAAAATCTCTGCGGAAAAATTCTCAACAAGCCTTGTTTATCTGATAACCTTCTTCAAAACCCAGAAGATGAAAACGGGAAATCTGGGCAACATCACAAGAAATCATCACCGTCATCCATTGCAATTGTATGGATAATGGCCGTTGCTTTTGGTATTGGTATCTTCATCTTAATTGCTGGTTCTAGATTTTTCCACAGCCGTAGATTTTATTCTTCATCTGATAATCAgcagaatcaaatcaaatctggACCGTGGAAGTTAACCGCATTTCAGAGATTGAATTATACAGTGGATGATGTACTAGAGTGTTTATCAGCAAGTGATACGGTTATAGGAATGGGATCCACTGGAACTGTATATAAAGCTGAAATGCCAAATGGGGAGATCATAGCAGTAAAAAAGTTATGGGGTAAACATAAAGAAACGGTCAGGAGAAGAAGAGGAGTATTAGCTGAAGTTGAAGTCTTAGGAAATGTTAGACATCGAAATATCGTGAGATTGTTAGGGTGTTGCAGTAACACTGAATCAACATTACTTCTGTACGAGTACATGCCAAATGGGAGTTTAGATGATTTACTGCATGGTCCTAACAAGAAACTGATTGGGAATAGTAATTATAATGTTAAAGATGCAGGCAGCAACTTTGTTAATGGTGTTGGTGATGATTGGGTTGTTAGATATAAGATAGCATTAGGTATCGCCCAAGGTATTTGTTACCTGCATCATGATTGTGATCCAGTTATTGTTCATCGGGATGTCAAGCCTTGTAACATATTGTTGGACAGTGAGTTGGAAGCTAGAGTTGCTGATTTTGGTGTTGCGAAACTGATTCAAACGGATGAATCTATGTCTGTCATTGCCGGCTCTTGCGGTTATATTGCCCCAG AGTATGCATATACATTGCAAGTAGATGAGAAGAGCGATATATACAGTTACGGAGTAGTACTTATGGAGATACTGAGTGGTAAAAAATCAGTAGAGCCGGAATTTGGAGAAGGGAACAGCATTGTAGATTGGGTTAGATCTAAAATCAAGACTGAAGAAGGTGTTGGTCAAGTACTTGACAAAAATGCAGGTGCAGTATGTCAATCAGTTCGGGAAGAAATGATGATAGTTCTTAGAGTTGCATTACTTTGTACAAGTAGCAACCCTGCTGAACGACCTTCCATGAGAGACGTTGTTTCGATATTGCATGAAGCTAAACCTCAGAGGAAAATGCCTGGCAGCTTGAACAGCGGTAGACCTGATAACACTGCCACTGATGTTGGTGTTggtaatggtggtgatggtgttACTGTGGGTCAGCAATTAGGAATATAA